A genomic region of Bdellovibrionales bacterium contains the following coding sequences:
- a CDS encoding elongation factor G translates to MSKWDINKVRNIGISAHIDSGKTTLTERILFYTGRIHAIHDVRGKDGVGAKMDSMELERERGITIQSAATNVHWKDIEINIIDTPGHVDFTIEVERALRVLDGAVLVLCGVAGVQSQSLTVDRQMRRYNVPRVAFINKLDRAGANPYRVTEMLRDKLRHNAVMMQIPIGAEDKFEGIIDLVTMKAYYFHGENGENIEEKDIPADYLDRAKQFRKELIGKAADFDDVVGEKYLMEEEPTNDEIKAAIRKGCLSLELTPVFIGSAYKNKGVQKLLDGVSEYLPNPSEVINKGLDQANNEAEVILSSTGDKPLVALAFKLEDGRFGQLTYMRLYQGTMKRGDFITNMANGKKVKIPRLVRMHSDEMQEIEDASAGDIVALFGVDCSSGDTFTDGTVEITMTSMFVPDAVISLAISPKDKTAAANFSKALSKFRKEDPTFRVHRDEESNETIISGMGELHLDVYIERMKREFKVETIAGAPQVAYRETIGVEASYDYTHKKQTGGSGQFAKVIGKMRPIPPENGINYKFNCNVVGGRIPKEFIPAVDKGFQEAVKKGTLIGFPIVNIELDLDDGAYHDVDSSEMAFRICAIQAFRQGYERANPTALEPLMKLEVSAPEEFQGSVMGQVNQRRGMIGGTRTEEGFVTVEAEVPLSEMFGYSTDLRSATQGKGEFTMEFSRYAAVPRSIQEELVKKYHERLAAEAKK, encoded by the coding sequence ATGTCTAAATGGGATATTAATAAGGTTCGAAATATCGGGATTTCCGCCCACATTGATTCGGGCAAGACAACCCTAACAGAGCGAATACTCTTTTATACTGGACGGATACATGCAATTCATGACGTTCGCGGAAAAGATGGGGTTGGCGCAAAAATGGATTCCATGGAACTTGAAAGAGAACGTGGAATTACGATCCAGTCGGCGGCCACCAATGTTCACTGGAAAGATATCGAGATCAATATCATCGACACCCCCGGCCACGTGGATTTCACGATTGAAGTGGAGCGGGCCCTTAGAGTGCTGGATGGAGCGGTGTTGGTTCTCTGTGGAGTTGCGGGTGTTCAATCTCAATCGCTGACTGTTGATCGTCAAATGCGTCGCTACAATGTTCCACGCGTGGCCTTTATCAACAAACTTGATCGCGCCGGAGCTAATCCCTATCGTGTCACGGAGATGCTACGCGATAAATTGCGCCATAACGCCGTTATGATGCAAATTCCAATTGGCGCCGAAGACAAGTTTGAAGGAATAATCGACTTGGTCACGATGAAGGCCTATTACTTTCACGGCGAAAACGGCGAAAATATCGAGGAAAAGGATATTCCCGCAGATTACCTTGATCGAGCCAAACAATTTCGTAAGGAATTGATTGGAAAAGCAGCTGATTTTGATGATGTCGTGGGAGAGAAGTACTTGATGGAAGAGGAGCCCACAAACGATGAAATCAAGGCCGCCATCAGGAAAGGCTGCCTGAGTCTCGAGTTGACCCCAGTTTTTATTGGATCCGCCTACAAAAATAAAGGTGTTCAGAAACTGCTGGATGGAGTCAGTGAGTACCTTCCTAATCCATCAGAGGTTATCAATAAGGGTCTTGATCAGGCCAATAACGAGGCAGAGGTCATTCTGTCGTCGACAGGAGATAAACCCCTCGTCGCTCTTGCCTTTAAACTTGAAGACGGACGATTTGGTCAGTTGACCTATATGAGGCTCTATCAAGGAACAATGAAAAGAGGGGACTTTATTACCAATATGGCTAACGGTAAGAAAGTCAAAATCCCGCGCCTTGTGCGGATGCATTCAGATGAAATGCAAGAAATCGAAGATGCTTCTGCGGGAGATATCGTGGCGCTGTTTGGTGTTGACTGCTCTTCGGGAGATACCTTCACTGATGGAACTGTTGAGATCACCATGACGTCAATGTTTGTTCCAGATGCCGTGATTTCTCTGGCAATTTCTCCGAAAGACAAAACTGCGGCAGCAAACTTTTCCAAAGCTCTCAGTAAGTTCCGCAAGGAAGATCCAACCTTCCGCGTTCACCGTGACGAAGAATCCAACGAAACGATCATCAGCGGAATGGGAGAACTCCATCTTGATGTTTACATTGAGAGGATGAAAAGAGAGTTCAAAGTTGAAACGATTGCGGGAGCTCCTCAGGTGGCCTATCGCGAAACAATTGGGGTAGAGGCAAGTTATGATTATACCCATAAAAAGCAAACTGGAGGCTCTGGTCAGTTTGCGAAGGTCATCGGGAAAATGCGTCCCATCCCTCCCGAAAACGGCATCAATTACAAATTCAACTGCAACGTTGTGGGCGGTCGCATTCCCAAAGAATTTATTCCAGCCGTAGACAAAGGTTTTCAGGAAGCCGTCAAGAAGGGAACGCTCATTGGCTTCCCCATCGTCAATATCGAATTGGACTTGGATGATGGAGCCTACCATGACGTCGATTCAAGCGAAATGGCCTTCCGGATTTGCGCCATTCAGGCCTTTCGTCAGGGGTATGAGAGGGCCAATCCAACTGCCCTTGAGCCCTTGATGAAACTCGAAGTTTCTGCGCCAGAAGAATTTCAAGGCAGCGTGATGGGCCAGGTGAATCAACGAAGGGGAATGATCGGCGGGACACGCACCGAAGAGGGGTTTGTTACCGTTGAAGCAGAAGTTCCCCTTTCAGAGATGTTTGGCTATTCGACTGACTTGCGTTCGGCGACCCAAGGCAAAGGAGAATTTACGATGGAGTTCTCGCGATATGCCGCAGTCCCCCGAAGTATTCAGGAAGAGCTCGTAAAGAAATATCATGAGAGATTGGCAGCTGAAGCAAAGAAATAA
- a CDS encoding type IV pilus twitching motility protein PilT, whose translation MESSINQNTSPRAGRLFLSLLKCLMRNGGSDLHVSANNPPMIRVRGQMEKIDIPPFKPEEVKNLVYPILNERQRIEFEQKKNVDFSFQSPGIGVFRAHLFHQRHGMAFVLRLLPLKPPTLDELRMPQVLKKACSYYNGLILLTGPTGSGKSTTLAAMIDYINEHQKGHIVTIEDPIEYIHESKKCLVNQRALGHDFVAFGTALRAAMREDPDVILVGEMRDQETMMAAIHAAETGHLVLSTLHTNSAAKTIDRIINSFAVGEQTEIRTVLAETLRLVVSQKLVLNFDKTKLKCFQDILVNNEAVANLIREGKTFQIENSMLVGKKDGMQIMDVEIAKAVERGDIRASDAYEIVNDRQAIDGAMVAQVEVDEGIKDFVIDVKERLLKDKMRGQTEPQGEKAVPQKSALQRTVPQKTAPQKTAPPATLPQQSSPQKPLPVSQRQDPFADNSEVIEEGEGFRKARVPGEE comes from the coding sequence ATGGAATCCTCAATCAACCAGAATACCTCTCCCCGAGCAGGAAGACTTTTTCTTAGTCTTCTCAAGTGCTTAATGCGCAATGGAGGTTCTGATCTTCACGTCTCCGCAAATAATCCACCTATGATTCGGGTTCGAGGCCAGATGGAGAAGATCGATATTCCTCCCTTCAAGCCCGAAGAGGTTAAGAATTTAGTTTATCCAATTCTCAATGAACGCCAGCGGATAGAATTCGAGCAAAAAAAGAACGTCGATTTTTCGTTTCAGTCTCCCGGAATTGGAGTCTTTCGTGCCCACCTCTTTCATCAGCGTCACGGAATGGCCTTTGTTTTAAGATTGTTGCCCTTAAAGCCTCCAACTCTGGATGAACTGCGAATGCCTCAAGTATTGAAAAAGGCATGTTCCTATTACAATGGATTGATTCTGCTCACTGGACCGACCGGGTCTGGGAAGTCAACGACTTTAGCGGCAATGATTGATTACATAAACGAACACCAGAAGGGCCATATTGTAACGATTGAGGATCCTATTGAATATATCCACGAGAGCAAAAAGTGTTTGGTTAATCAAAGGGCATTGGGACACGATTTTGTTGCTTTTGGAACAGCTCTTAGGGCTGCAATGCGGGAGGACCCCGATGTCATACTTGTTGGAGAGATGCGTGATCAGGAAACGATGATGGCAGCAATACATGCGGCCGAGACCGGGCACCTGGTCTTGTCAACACTTCATACCAACTCTGCAGCAAAGACGATTGATCGAATTATCAATAGTTTTGCAGTAGGTGAACAGACGGAGATTCGCACCGTTCTCGCAGAAACTTTGCGGTTGGTGGTCTCTCAGAAACTTGTTCTGAATTTTGATAAAACAAAACTTAAGTGTTTTCAGGACATCTTGGTTAATAATGAGGCTGTTGCCAATCTCATTCGTGAGGGAAAAACATTTCAAATCGAAAATTCAATGCTCGTTGGAAAAAAGGACGGCATGCAAATCATGGACGTTGAAATCGCAAAAGCTGTGGAAAGAGGAGACATTCGCGCTTCTGACGCCTACGAAATTGTAAACGATCGCCAAGCTATCGATGGCGCCATGGTGGCCCAAGTTGAAGTGGACGAAGGCATTAAAGATTTTGTCATCGATGTGAAGGAACGATTGCTGAAAGATAAAATGCGCGGCCAAACTGAACCCCAAGGTGAAAAGGCAGTACCACAAAAGTCAGCACTACAAAGGACAGTACCACAAAAGACAGCACCACAAAAGACAGCACCACCGGCGACTTTGCCACAGCAGAGCTCGCCACAAAAGCCTTTGCCTGTTTCTCAGCGACAGGATCCCTTTGCGGACAATAGCGAAGTTATAGAAGAGGGAGAAGGGTTTCGAAAAGCGCGCGTGCCCGGAGAGGAATGA
- a CDS encoding PilZ domain-containing protein, whose translation MSNGLRNFIPRAPRYVLRPSDERFLRFAHHDDRSNSYATRFLNLSETGLAFVIDRDTAPQIGDIIKIEFPVPGDGQVAWFARVIRIEEYVAEKSWHRRLDQSLDDYVVVGVRFHDLPMGHQNAIRAGLNHKFNAILRERYRENFYQFSSFLAAHFWKSVIYLALAITTFLILYFFSLPSANYDQDHGAPWGQRFPSLNFFSEKKGND comes from the coding sequence ATGAGCAATGGACTGAGAAATTTTATTCCAAGGGCCCCAAGATATGTGCTACGCCCCAGCGACGAGCGCTTTCTGCGATTTGCGCATCATGATGATCGGAGTAATTCCTACGCAACCAGATTTTTAAATCTTTCTGAAACTGGCCTCGCCTTTGTGATCGATCGCGATACGGCACCACAAATCGGTGATATTATCAAAATTGAGTTCCCCGTTCCAGGTGATGGACAAGTCGCTTGGTTTGCTCGCGTCATTCGAATTGAAGAATATGTCGCCGAAAAAAGTTGGCATCGACGTCTCGACCAGAGTCTAGATGACTACGTTGTTGTTGGGGTCAGATTTCACGATCTCCCCATGGGGCATCAAAATGCAATTCGCGCCGGACTCAACCATAAATTCAATGCAATACTAAGGGAACGTTACCGAGAAAATTTCTATCAATTTAGCAGCTTTTTGGCCGCTCACTTCTGGAAGAGCGTGATCTACCTGGCCCTGGCTATCACAACTTTTCTCATTCTCTATTTTTTCTCGCTTCCCAGCGCAAATTATGATCAAGATCATGGAGCTCCCTGGGGGCAGCGCTTTCCCTCTCTCAATTTTTTTTCTGAGAAGAAAGGGAATGATTAA
- a CDS encoding HlyC/CorC family transporter has product MSLLAIYVFLSASISFACSLMESVILSVSPAYMMIGAKKGRRSAQILQELKSQIDRPLAAILTANTVANTVGAAAVGAEIQSLYGNEFVALGSGIMTFVILVFAEIIPKTIGTLYWKTLAPICSYSIRSLIVVTYPFVLLSENLRGLLGRRPAHRMTREEMIMTAEMGANEGTLHPKESHVIRNLLMLDKVKVSDIMTPRSVIFAFEEGKTVGEVMLEHLPLRFSRIPIYNENLDNVIGMIHRYKLMEAASHDHDSIPIEKLMSPIHTIPEGVSVAAALDQFIKRREHIFLVVDDYGTTSGLVSLEDAVETLLGVEIVDELDSVTDMRQYARELWRDRKQQKAWPLK; this is encoded by the coding sequence ATGAGCTTGTTAGCCATTTATGTATTTCTCTCCGCATCAATTTCATTTGCCTGTTCTCTTATGGAATCAGTAATCCTGTCGGTGTCTCCTGCTTATATGATGATTGGGGCAAAGAAGGGGCGTCGCAGCGCCCAAATTCTTCAGGAGCTAAAGTCTCAAATCGACCGACCCTTAGCGGCTATTCTCACTGCCAATACCGTTGCGAACACTGTTGGTGCCGCCGCAGTGGGGGCCGAGATCCAAAGTCTTTATGGCAATGAGTTTGTCGCTCTCGGCTCAGGAATCATGACTTTTGTGATTCTTGTCTTTGCCGAGATCATCCCAAAGACCATAGGCACTCTGTACTGGAAAACCCTTGCGCCCATCTGTAGTTATTCGATTCGATCCCTGATCGTGGTCACCTATCCTTTTGTGCTCTTGTCTGAAAACCTTCGGGGACTGCTCGGGAGAAGGCCTGCCCACCGGATGACCCGAGAAGAAATGATCATGACTGCAGAGATGGGAGCCAATGAAGGAACCTTGCATCCCAAAGAAAGCCACGTGATTCGCAATCTTCTTATGCTCGATAAGGTAAAGGTTTCGGACATCATGACCCCTCGCTCTGTTATTTTCGCATTTGAGGAGGGAAAGACTGTGGGAGAGGTTATGTTGGAGCACCTCCCTCTGCGGTTTTCCCGAATTCCGATTTACAATGAGAATCTGGATAACGTCATTGGAATGATTCATCGGTATAAGCTCATGGAGGCAGCTTCACACGACCATGACAGCATTCCTATTGAAAAACTCATGAGTCCCATCCATACAATTCCAGAGGGAGTCTCGGTTGCGGCTGCTCTTGACCAATTTATCAAGCGCCGTGAGCACATCTTTCTGGTTGTCGACGATTACGGAACAACAAGTGGCCTGGTCAGCCTTGAGGATGCAGTTGAGACCCTTCTTGGAGTTGAGATCGTCGATGAGTTGGATTCTGTTACCGACATGAGACAATATGCCAGGGAACTTTGGCGTGACCGTAAGCAACAGAAGGCATGGCCGCTGAAATGA
- a CDS encoding DNA-3-methyladenine glycosylase I produces MKRCGWCGQDPLYVKYHDIEWGVPVYDDRKLFEFLILEGAQAGLSWLTILRKREGYRRAFADFDPEVVARYRTREVQKLLKNAEIVRNRLKIASAITNAQCFLDVQREFGSFSSYQWTFVKGKPIHNRRRNLGDLPAKTEISDLWSKDLKKRGFKFVGSTILYAHMQAVGMVNDHLTSCFRYKELKAGKEVAEGG; encoded by the coding sequence ATGAAACGCTGTGGGTGGTGTGGCCAGGATCCTCTCTACGTCAAATATCACGATATCGAGTGGGGAGTTCCTGTTTATGATGATAGAAAACTATTTGAGTTTTTGATTTTGGAAGGGGCACAGGCGGGCTTATCCTGGTTGACCATCTTGCGTAAGCGTGAGGGATATAGAAGGGCCTTTGCGGATTTTGATCCTGAAGTTGTGGCTAGGTACCGAACAAGAGAGGTTCAGAAGCTTCTCAAGAATGCAGAGATAGTTAGAAATAGATTGAAGATCGCATCTGCCATAACAAACGCTCAATGTTTTTTAGACGTTCAAAGGGAATTTGGTTCGTTCTCGAGTTATCAATGGACTTTTGTTAAAGGAAAGCCCATTCATAATCGCCGAAGAAATTTGGGGGATCTTCCTGCCAAAACTGAAATATCTGATCTCTGGAGCAAAGACCTCAAGAAGCGAGGTTTTAAGTTTGTCGGTTCAACCATTCTTTATGCGCACATGCAGGCGGTTGGAATGGTTAACGATCATTTGACAAGCTGTTTTAGATACAAGGAACTGAAGGCTGGCAAGGAAGTAGCAGAAGGTGGCTAG
- the dcd gene encoding dCTP deaminase translates to MILSDKTISEMVSRGDLGIEPLTSQSIQPASVDCRLGSHFLMLEDRDMSLLELNSEIKYREFDGKSIIMPPQSFLLATTMEYIRLPNDLTAFVEGRSSIGRMGLFIQNAGWVDPGFEGQITLELFNANSLPIRLEAGRRICQLVFCKMDQMALNPYRGKYQGQMFTTGSRVFLDSEVSESRSQIPVSS, encoded by the coding sequence GTGATCCTCAGCGATAAAACAATCAGTGAGATGGTGAGCCGCGGAGACTTGGGCATTGAGCCTTTGACGAGCCAATCGATTCAACCTGCATCTGTTGACTGCCGCCTCGGCAGTCATTTCTTGATGCTGGAAGATCGAGACATGTCTCTTCTTGAGCTCAATTCTGAAATCAAATATCGAGAATTCGATGGCAAATCGATCATTATGCCCCCTCAGTCCTTTTTGCTCGCGACCACCATGGAATACATTCGATTGCCTAACGACCTCACAGCTTTTGTCGAGGGACGCAGCTCCATTGGGAGAATGGGACTCTTCATTCAAAATGCGGGATGGGTAGATCCTGGTTTTGAAGGTCAAATTACTCTTGAGCTTTTTAATGCCAACTCACTTCCCATTCGTCTGGAAGCTGGGCGAAGGATTTGCCAACTGGTTTTTTGCAAGATGGATCAAATGGCCTTAAACCCTTATCGCGGCAAATACCAAGGCCAAATGTTTACCACAGGTAGCCGCGTCTTCCTTGATTCCGAGGTGAGCGAGAGCCGGAGCCAGATTCCAGTCTCATCTTAA
- a CDS encoding ATP-dependent DNA helicase RecQ, which yields MTRKLESHVDVLRRLFGHSEFRPGQAEVVECLAAGGSALVVMSTGAGKSLCYQLPSQILPGLTLVFSPLIALMKDQVDALKRRGIAAGYINSSLGKLERERAYNQLAQCSFKILYVTPERFRKLEFRQALEKNRISLLVVDEAHCISQWGSDFRPDYSRLGDIRMELGAPPTVALTATATPEIRHDIRRELRLGEDAVEFISGIERDNLQISVQGVVGLDEKIRNIVGLRHQIRGPGVVYFSLVSTLEKVSQELRRMGFSLFRYHGQLPDDVRRRNQDMFLRSEDGLMLATPAFGLGVDKANIRLIIHGELPGSLESYYQEIGRAGRDGQPSWAHLLFDQDDVSIQSDFIKWTTPDPGFIRSVLNLLSIRRNEVVAEGADYLRQQMNFYNSRDFRVETTLNLLERWGVLEWENRDLRTYQIHGDPPDELMDMALHEKRLRSLQKALLSMVQFSQSDQCRLAIIYRHFGLKGVSSCGRCDNCLKH from the coding sequence ATGACCAGGAAGCTTGAATCGCACGTTGACGTTCTGAGACGTCTTTTTGGACACTCTGAATTTCGGCCGGGTCAGGCCGAAGTGGTGGAATGTTTGGCTGCCGGCGGGTCCGCTCTGGTTGTCATGTCGACAGGGGCCGGAAAATCGCTTTGCTATCAGCTTCCAAGTCAGATTCTTCCGGGCCTGACCCTTGTTTTTTCTCCTCTCATTGCTCTCATGAAAGATCAGGTTGATGCGTTGAAGAGGCGCGGAATTGCGGCCGGCTACATAAATTCTTCGCTCGGTAAATTGGAGAGAGAACGAGCCTACAATCAATTGGCTCAATGCAGTTTTAAGATCCTTTACGTAACTCCTGAGCGTTTTCGAAAACTCGAGTTTCGCCAAGCATTGGAAAAAAACAGGATATCGCTATTGGTTGTGGATGAGGCCCATTGTATTTCTCAGTGGGGAAGCGATTTTCGTCCAGATTATTCGCGGCTGGGCGATATCAGAATGGAGTTGGGAGCTCCTCCAACGGTGGCGTTGACTGCAACGGCAACACCCGAAATTCGCCATGATATCCGTCGTGAACTTCGACTCGGGGAAGACGCCGTTGAGTTTATCTCAGGTATTGAAAGGGACAATCTTCAGATCAGCGTGCAAGGGGTTGTTGGCCTTGATGAGAAGATAAGAAATATTGTGGGGCTCAGGCACCAAATACGAGGTCCAGGGGTCGTTTACTTCTCTTTGGTTTCTACGCTCGAAAAAGTGAGCCAGGAGCTGCGGCGAATGGGATTTTCTCTCTTTCGTTATCACGGCCAGTTGCCTGATGATGTGAGACGCAGAAATCAGGATATGTTTCTCCGTTCTGAAGATGGCTTGATGTTGGCGACCCCAGCTTTTGGGTTAGGGGTGGACAAGGCTAATATTCGGCTTATCATTCACGGCGAACTTCCGGGCTCTTTGGAGTCTTATTATCAGGAAATCGGGCGCGCGGGCCGAGATGGTCAGCCGTCGTGGGCGCACCTTTTGTTTGACCAAGATGATGTGAGTATTCAATCTGACTTTATCAAATGGACAACTCCGGATCCCGGATTCATTCGGAGCGTTTTGAACCTTTTGTCAATAAGGCGAAACGAGGTCGTGGCAGAGGGAGCGGATTATCTTCGGCAACAAATGAACTTTTATAACAGTCGAGATTTTCGAGTTGAAACGACTCTGAATTTACTTGAAAGGTGGGGTGTGCTGGAGTGGGAAAACCGTGATCTGAGAACCTACCAAATTCATGGGGACCCGCCTGATGAGCTCATGGATATGGCGCTCCACGAAAAGCGGTTGCGATCTTTGCAAAAAGCTTTGCTGTCGATGGTCCAATTTAGTCAAAGCGACCAATGCAGGCTAGCAATCATTTACCGGCATTTTGGATTGAAGGGGGTATCGTCCTGTGGCAGGTGTGACAATTGCCTAAAGCATTGA
- a CDS encoding leucyl/phenylalanyl-tRNA--protein transferase, with translation MPKALNLYKERREFFLDPRHALAEGVVAVTNEVTPELLFEAYSFGIFPWPHSESDPILWFCPPQRGILVFDELHIPRSLAKHLRRCSWKVTVNQDFLRVIESCADTYRPGQVGTWIVPQMVDAYLKFHKMGFAHSIECWDQGSLIGGLYGVCVGGVFSAESMFHTQDNASKICLLGLIESLKAQGMHWMDIQTVTPHMKVLGARSIDRGTYLGWVAEAKLAAKHQFK, from the coding sequence TTGCCTAAAGCATTGAACCTCTATAAAGAACGTCGGGAATTTTTTTTGGATCCCCGTCACGCCCTGGCCGAGGGAGTCGTGGCCGTGACCAATGAGGTGACTCCTGAACTTCTCTTTGAGGCCTACAGTTTCGGCATTTTTCCCTGGCCGCACTCAGAGAGCGACCCGATTCTTTGGTTTTGTCCACCTCAGCGTGGAATTTTGGTTTTCGATGAATTGCATATACCAAGGTCGCTGGCCAAACATCTGCGACGATGTTCTTGGAAGGTGACGGTAAATCAAGATTTTTTACGAGTCATAGAATCTTGTGCCGATACCTACCGGCCCGGCCAGGTGGGAACCTGGATTGTCCCTCAGATGGTAGATGCTTACTTGAAATTTCACAAGATGGGGTTCGCTCACAGCATTGAATGTTGGGATCAAGGGAGCCTGATTGGTGGGTTATATGGGGTCTGCGTTGGTGGTGTATTCAGTGCAGAAAGCATGTTTCACACTCAGGACAACGCATCAAAAATCTGTTTATTAGGTCTTATTGAGAGTCTAAAAGCGCAAGGTATGCATTGGATGGATATTCAAACTGTCACTCCTCATATGAAAGTTTTAGGCGCTCGTTCGATCGACCGCGGAACTTATCTGGGCTGGGTAGCCGAAGCAAAACTTGCGGCAAAACATCAGTTCAAGTGA